From a single Nicotiana tabacum cultivar K326 chromosome 8, ASM71507v2, whole genome shotgun sequence genomic region:
- the LOC107770016 gene encoding uncharacterized protein LOC107770016 isoform X2 — MYPTATSLKIEASASVSMEMEQKLSSVAKRLTSSPIQQLSYLAERCNAVNLAEGFPDFPAPSYLKDAAISAIRSDFNQYRHVQGICDYVANQVKQMHGLDVDPLTDIVVCCGQSEAFAAAMFAIINQGDEVILFDPSYETYETCIRLAGGVPVYVALDPPHWSLDPDKLAKSFTGRTKAIVLNSPHNPTGKVFSNDELEIIAGACRTLDILAVTDEVYEHITFDGERHTSIATFPGMQKRTIITSSLSKSFSVTGWRIGWAIGPACFASAIRNIHVKITDSAPAPFQEAALTALRSSPEYFDALRQDYESKRDYLTQVLTKVGFQVEFVEELIKQAGVVAVPGRVFFHTNSSSLEDFSSTAISYHRRYIRFAFCKSEETLAAASQKLTELVDGSGRLELF; from the exons atGTATCCAACTGCCACATCACTAAAAATCGAG GCTTCCGCTTCCGTATCCATGGAGATGGAGCAGAAGCTCTCTTCAGTAGCGAAAAGGCTAACATCGTCACCCATACAACAACTCTCGTATCTCGCCGAAAGATGTAATGCCGTCAACCTTGCTGAAGGTTTCCCTGATTTCCCTGCTCCGTCCTACCTCAAAGACGCCGCCATTTCCGCTATCCGCTCTGACTTCAATCAGTACAG GCATGTTCAGGGAATATGTGATTATGTGGCTAATCAAGTCAAACAAATGCATGGTCTAGATGTCGATCCTCTGACTGATATTGTCGTATGTTGTGGCCAATCTGAGGCTTTTGCTGCGGCAATGTTTGCAA TAATTAATCAGGGTGATGAAGTCATCTTATTCGATCCCTCCTATGAAACATATGAAACATGCATTAGGTTGGCTGGTGGAGTCCCA GTGTATGTAGCCCTTGACCCCCCTCATTGGAGTCTGGATCCAGATAAACTCGCAAAGTCATTTACTGGCAGGACAAAAGCTATAGTCCTCAACAG CCCTCACAATCCAACTGGAAAGGTTTTCTCTAATGATGAGCTTGAGATTATTGCTGGAGCTTGCCGAACCTTGGATATTCTAGCTGTAACAGACGAG GTATATGAGCATATAACGTTCGACGGGGAGAGACATACATCAATTGCCACATTTCCAGGAATGCAGAAGCGTACCATCATCACATCTTCCTTGTCAAAAAGTTTTAGTGTGACTG GTTGGAGGATTGGCTGGGCAATTGGCCCAGCTTGCTTCGCATCTGCAATAAGGAACATCCATGTTAAAATTACAGATTCTGCTCCAGCACCTTTCCAGGAAGCTGCCTTGACAGCTTTGAGAAGTTCCCCTGAATACTTCGATGCATTGAGACAA GACTATGAATCAAAAAGAGATTACTTGACTCAGGTGCTTACAAAAGTTGGTTTCCAG GTTGAATTTGTGGAGGAATTGATTAAACAAGCTGGGGTGGTGGCTGTACCAGGCCGTGTATTCTTCCACACCAATTCGTCATCGTTAGAAGACTTTTCTTCGACTGCTATTAGCTACCACAGGAGGTATATCAGATTTGCGTTCTGCAAAAGTGAGGAGACATTAGCTGCTGCTTCACAAAAGTTAACCGAGCTTGTAGATGGTTCAGGGAGACTCGAGCTATTTTAG
- the LOC107770016 gene encoding uncharacterized protein LOC107770016 isoform X1: protein MYPTATSLKIEASASVSMEMEQKLSSVAKRLTSSPIQQLSYLAERCNAVNLAEGFPDFPAPSYLKDAAISAIRSDFNQYRHVQGICDYVANQVKQMHGLDVDPLTDIVVCCGQSEAFAAAMFAIINQGDEVILFDPSYETYETCIRLAGGVPVYVALDPPHWSLDPDKLAKSFTGRTKAIVLNSPHNPTGKVFSNDELEIIAGACRTLDILAVTDEVYEHITFDGERHTSIATFPGMQKRTIITSSLSKSFSVTGWRIGWAIGPACFASAIRNIHVKITDSAPAPFQEAALTALRSSPEYFDALRQDYESKRDYLTQVLTKVGFQVPFMPKGSFFLFMELPGTCTLSDVEFVEELIKQAGVVAVPGRVFFHTNSSSLEDFSSTAISYHRRYIRFAFCKSEETLAAASQKLTELVDGSGRLELF, encoded by the exons atGTATCCAACTGCCACATCACTAAAAATCGAG GCTTCCGCTTCCGTATCCATGGAGATGGAGCAGAAGCTCTCTTCAGTAGCGAAAAGGCTAACATCGTCACCCATACAACAACTCTCGTATCTCGCCGAAAGATGTAATGCCGTCAACCTTGCTGAAGGTTTCCCTGATTTCCCTGCTCCGTCCTACCTCAAAGACGCCGCCATTTCCGCTATCCGCTCTGACTTCAATCAGTACAG GCATGTTCAGGGAATATGTGATTATGTGGCTAATCAAGTCAAACAAATGCATGGTCTAGATGTCGATCCTCTGACTGATATTGTCGTATGTTGTGGCCAATCTGAGGCTTTTGCTGCGGCAATGTTTGCAA TAATTAATCAGGGTGATGAAGTCATCTTATTCGATCCCTCCTATGAAACATATGAAACATGCATTAGGTTGGCTGGTGGAGTCCCA GTGTATGTAGCCCTTGACCCCCCTCATTGGAGTCTGGATCCAGATAAACTCGCAAAGTCATTTACTGGCAGGACAAAAGCTATAGTCCTCAACAG CCCTCACAATCCAACTGGAAAGGTTTTCTCTAATGATGAGCTTGAGATTATTGCTGGAGCTTGCCGAACCTTGGATATTCTAGCTGTAACAGACGAG GTATATGAGCATATAACGTTCGACGGGGAGAGACATACATCAATTGCCACATTTCCAGGAATGCAGAAGCGTACCATCATCACATCTTCCTTGTCAAAAAGTTTTAGTGTGACTG GTTGGAGGATTGGCTGGGCAATTGGCCCAGCTTGCTTCGCATCTGCAATAAGGAACATCCATGTTAAAATTACAGATTCTGCTCCAGCACCTTTCCAGGAAGCTGCCTTGACAGCTTTGAGAAGTTCCCCTGAATACTTCGATGCATTGAGACAA GACTATGAATCAAAAAGAGATTACTTGACTCAGGTGCTTACAAAAGTTGGTTTCCAGGTGCCCTTCATGCCTAAGGGTTCCTTTTTCCTATTCATGGAGCTTCCTGGGACATGCACGCTTTCTGAT GTTGAATTTGTGGAGGAATTGATTAAACAAGCTGGGGTGGTGGCTGTACCAGGCCGTGTATTCTTCCACACCAATTCGTCATCGTTAGAAGACTTTTCTTCGACTGCTATTAGCTACCACAGGAGGTATATCAGATTTGCGTTCTGCAAAAGTGAGGAGACATTAGCTGCTGCTTCACAAAAGTTAACCGAGCTTGTAGATGGTTCAGGGAGACTCGAGCTATTTTAG